From the Halalkalicoccus sp. CGA53 genome, one window contains:
- the hisF gene encoding imidazole glycerol phosphate synthase subunit HisF, which translates to MALTKRIIPCIDVDLNEDGEAAVYTGVNFENLEYTGDPVEMARAYNESGADEFVFLDITASAEGRETMLDTVSRVADEVFIPLTVGGGIRTREDIKETLRAGADKVSINTAALERPELIGEGAEAFGNQCIVISVDARRRFDGEGEHYERVDGESCWFECTVKGGREGTGIDVVEWAREAESWGAGELFVNSIDMDGTKDGYDIPLTKAVCDAVSTPVIASSGCGGPEHMREAFVDAGADAALAASIFHFGECSIGEVKTYLDEKRVPVRL; encoded by the coding sequence ATGGCCCTCACGAAGCGGATCATCCCGTGTATCGACGTCGACCTGAACGAGGACGGGGAGGCGGCGGTCTACACCGGGGTGAACTTCGAGAACCTAGAGTACACCGGCGACCCCGTCGAGATGGCCCGCGCGTACAACGAGAGTGGGGCCGACGAGTTCGTCTTCCTCGACATCACTGCGAGCGCCGAGGGGCGGGAGACGATGCTCGATACGGTTTCGAGAGTCGCCGACGAAGTGTTCATCCCGCTCACCGTCGGCGGAGGGATCAGGACGAGAGAGGACATCAAGGAGACGCTCAGGGCCGGCGCCGACAAGGTCTCGATCAACACCGCCGCGCTGGAGCGACCCGAACTGATCGGCGAGGGAGCCGAGGCGTTCGGCAACCAGTGTATCGTCATCTCGGTCGACGCCCGCCGCCGGTTCGACGGGGAGGGAGAGCACTACGAGCGGGTCGACGGCGAGTCCTGCTGGTTCGAGTGTACGGTGAAAGGCGGCCGCGAGGGGACGGGCATCGACGTGGTCGAGTGGGCGAGGGAGGCCGAATCGTGGGGGGCGGGCGAACTGTTCGTCAACTCGATCGATATGGATGGTACGAAAGACGGCTACGACATCCCGCTGACGAAGGCGGTCTGTGACGCCGTCTCGACGCCGGTGATCGCGTCTTCGGGCTGTGGCGGGCCCGAGCACATGCGCGAGGCGTTCGTCGACGCGGGTGCGGACGCCGCCCTCGCCGCCTCCATCTTTCACTTCGGGGAGTGCTCGATCGGGGAGGTCAAAACCTACCTCGACGAGAAGCGGGTTCCGGTTCGGCTCTGA
- a CDS encoding sugar phosphate isomerase/epimerase family protein has protein sequence MRTAINLYTLRSVEAPSSEILHSIASAGYAGVEFAGLSDPETVADALEGTDLAVAGAHVPIDDLENEFEATVERYRTIGCRDLVVPYLPEEAFASEDAVTRTAARLDALADRASDEGFSFHYHNHDHEFTDLGTETGFEAFCDRSERVGIELDSGWAVAAGADPVALLERYADRVRLVHAKDVERGSGTPVELGEGDLPLEGVLAEADRSRVEWAVYEHDEPTDPIESMRHGVGLLDRS, from the coding sequence ATGCGAACGGCGATCAACCTCTACACGCTCCGGTCGGTCGAGGCCCCGTCTTCGGAGATCCTGCACTCGATCGCCAGCGCGGGCTACGCGGGCGTCGAGTTCGCCGGGCTCTCCGATCCCGAAACGGTCGCGGACGCGCTCGAGGGGACCGACCTCGCGGTCGCCGGCGCACACGTCCCGATCGACGACCTGGAGAACGAGTTCGAGGCGACGGTCGAGAGGTACCGAACGATCGGCTGTCGCGACCTCGTGGTACCGTACCTCCCGGAGGAGGCGTTCGCCTCGGAGGACGCGGTCACACGCACCGCAGCGCGCCTCGACGCGCTCGCCGATCGGGCGAGCGACGAGGGCTTCTCGTTTCACTACCACAACCACGACCACGAGTTCACCGATTTAGGTACCGAAACGGGCTTCGAGGCGTTCTGCGACCGGAGCGAGCGGGTCGGGATCGAGCTCGATTCGGGCTGGGCGGTCGCCGCGGGCGCGGATCCCGTCGCACTGCTGGAGCGCTACGCCGACCGGGTCCGGCTGGTCCACGCGAAGGACGTCGAGCGCGGTTCGGGAACGCCGGTCGAGCTCGGCGAGGGCGACCTCCCGCTGGAGGGGGTGCTGGCCGAGGCGGACCGAAGCAGAGTCGAGTGGGCGGTCTACGAGCACGACGAGCCGACCGATCCGATCGAATCGATGCGCCACGGCGTCGGGCTTCTCGATCGGTCGTAG
- a CDS encoding polysaccharide deacetylase family protein produces the protein MIGSPSRRHVLATLGAAAVSLAGCSDPDDEEPESPESSQEDDGEADDSGGGADDASDDDETETETETDRQWPAIEAGELLSDFEELDRWEALAGRIEPDTEEARVGSQAAIVESDEGIAAASFRFPEPLDFGGWDTSLAIKPEEASRIEVEFLAPTYDERLTSVRFFPQGYDDWLRIDCGYEHKPADEPDLSAVSGINLVAVGPDDEPPRVVVDDLRRTRGLETGAAILVHYGGLDSHRSIAAEALGEREWPAAVAVDPSRIGEGGRMDLDELRELRDRGWDVGSSPGSGDLAGESEEDQRRTIEQAREYLVERGFERGARHFFAPEWRRLEPTTHAVIRESHETGFVFGGCPTGAPPTGIHVTPMMWGPDLHNGVRRHVNLADQYGQLTVLHIPRIVDGEGEGMPVEDYEHLLDHIEQRGLDVITPSDLIDGTLDLGGDGEEGTRERPDGTVFERGESHSFEGSGPERTDEFDLDEGLLRARFAHEGAFAVGVEGEASGDVLARADGDGTGESVLVVSGGSYRLDVEADDDWTIDLAQPSVDRDDLADLPVSDSGTGPSFVGPLWTEGNVRVVAAHDGDGAFVVDGHGADGSREQLINREGEVDASRSYSAGGVVWIAVEADGDWTLDVGTATQSHAVVL, from the coding sequence ATGATTGGAAGCCCCTCCCGGCGGCACGTGCTGGCGACGCTCGGCGCGGCCGCGGTCTCGCTGGCGGGCTGTTCCGACCCGGACGACGAGGAACCCGAATCCCCGGAATCGAGTCAGGAGGACGACGGCGAGGCCGACGACTCGGGGGGCGGTGCGGACGACGCGAGCGACGACGACGAGACCGAGACGGAGACGGAGACGGATCGGCAGTGGCCGGCGATCGAGGCGGGTGAGCTCCTCTCGGACTTCGAGGAACTCGACCGGTGGGAGGCGCTCGCGGGTCGGATCGAGCCCGACACGGAGGAGGCGCGCGTCGGCTCGCAGGCGGCGATCGTCGAGAGCGACGAGGGGATCGCCGCAGCCTCGTTCAGGTTCCCCGAACCGCTCGATTTCGGGGGATGGGACACCTCGCTCGCGATCAAACCTGAGGAGGCGAGCCGGATCGAGGTCGAGTTCCTCGCGCCGACGTACGACGAGCGGCTCACGAGCGTTCGCTTCTTCCCGCAGGGCTACGACGACTGGCTCCGAATCGACTGCGGCTACGAGCACAAGCCGGCCGACGAGCCCGACCTCTCGGCCGTCTCGGGGATCAACCTCGTCGCGGTCGGCCCGGACGACGAGCCGCCGCGGGTGGTCGTCGACGACCTCCGCAGAACGCGGGGACTCGAGACCGGCGCGGCGATCCTCGTCCACTACGGCGGGCTCGACTCCCACCGTTCGATCGCGGCGGAGGCGCTCGGCGAGCGCGAGTGGCCCGCCGCGGTCGCCGTCGACCCGAGCCGGATCGGCGAGGGCGGCCGGATGGACCTCGACGAACTCCGCGAGCTCCGCGACCGTGGCTGGGACGTCGGCTCCTCGCCGGGGAGCGGCGACCTCGCCGGCGAGAGCGAGGAGGACCAGCGGCGAACGATCGAGCAGGCGAGGGAGTACCTCGTCGAGCGGGGCTTCGAAAGGGGTGCGAGACACTTCTTCGCCCCCGAATGGCGGCGGCTTGAGCCGACGACACATGCCGTGATCCGCGAGAGCCACGAGACCGGCTTCGTCTTCGGCGGCTGTCCGACCGGCGCGCCGCCGACCGGCATCCACGTGACCCCGATGATGTGGGGGCCGGACCTGCACAACGGGGTCCGCAGACACGTCAACCTCGCCGACCAGTACGGACAGCTGACCGTCCTCCACATCCCCCGGATCGTCGACGGGGAGGGCGAGGGGATGCCCGTCGAGGACTACGAGCACCTGCTCGATCACATCGAACAGCGCGGGCTCGACGTGATCACCCCCTCCGATCTGATCGACGGCACGCTCGACCTCGGCGGTGACGGGGAAGAGGGGACGCGGGAACGCCCCGACGGGACCGTCTTCGAGCGAGGTGAGTCGCACTCGTTCGAGGGCTCCGGCCCGGAGAGAACCGACGAGTTCGACCTCGACGAGGGGCTCTTGCGGGCGCGGTTCGCCCACGAGGGAGCGTTCGCCGTCGGGGTGGAGGGCGAGGCCAGTGGGGACGTACTGGCCCGCGCCGACGGGGACGGGACGGGCGAGTCGGTCCTCGTCGTCTCCGGCGGGAGCTACCGCCTCGACGTCGAGGCCGACGACGACTGGACGATCGACCTGGCCCAGCCCTCGGTCGACCGCGACGACCTGGCCGACCTCCCGGTCTCGGACTCGGGGACCGGCCCGTCGTTCGTCGGCCCGCTCTGGACCGAGGGGAACGTGCGGGTCGTCGCGGCGCACGACGGCGACGGCGCGTTCGTCGTCGACGGTCACGGGGCCGACGGAAGCAGGGAACAGCTGATCAACCGGGAGGGCGAGGTCGACGCCTCGCGGTCGTACAGCGCCGGCGGGGTCGTCTGGATCGCCGTGGAGGCCGACGGCGACTGGACCCTCGACGTAGGGACGGCCACGCAGAGCCATGCCGTGGTACTATAG
- a CDS encoding ThuA domain-containing protein, translated as MTRVTVWNEFRHEREDRKVGEQYPEGIHGAIAGFLSDAGFDVETATLDEPDHGLSEERLEATDVLLWWGHAAHDEVGDEVVERVVERVLSGMGFLALHSAHYSKPFTRLMGTSCSLTWREAGERERLWVVEPSHPIAAGLPESFAIPDAEMYGERFDVPAPDDLVFLSWFEGGEVFRSGCCYRRGAGRVFYFRPGHETYPIYRQPEIQRVIENAVRWAVPEDGPDPSFENRTEPFEELSSDR; from the coding sequence ATGACGCGCGTCACCGTCTGGAACGAGTTCCGTCACGAGCGCGAGGACCGGAAGGTCGGAGAACAGTACCCCGAGGGGATCCACGGGGCGATCGCCGGGTTTCTCTCGGATGCGGGCTTCGACGTGGAGACGGCGACGCTCGACGAACCGGACCACGGGCTCTCCGAGGAGCGACTGGAGGCGACCGACGTCCTGCTCTGGTGGGGCCACGCCGCACACGACGAGGTCGGAGACGAGGTGGTGGAGCGGGTCGTGGAGCGGGTGCTCTCCGGGATGGGCTTTCTCGCGCTCCACTCCGCACACTACTCGAAGCCGTTCACGCGGCTGATGGGCACAAGCTGTTCGCTCACCTGGCGGGAGGCGGGCGAGCGCGAGCGCCTCTGGGTGGTCGAGCCGAGCCACCCGATCGCCGCCGGGCTCCCCGAGTCGTTCGCGATACCGGACGCCGAGATGTACGGCGAGCGCTTCGACGTGCCCGCACCCGACGACCTCGTCTTCCTCTCGTGGTTCGAGGGCGGGGAGGTGTTCCGTTCGGGCTGCTGTTATCGGCGGGGTGCCGGGCGCGTCTTCTACTTCCGGCCGGGCCACGAGACGTACCCGATCTACCGCCAGCCGGAGATACAGAGGGTTATCGAGAACGCGGTCCGGTGGGCGGTGCCCGAGGACGGTCCCGATCCCTCGTTCGAGAACCGGACCGAGCCGTTCGAGGAGCTCTCGAGCGACCGATAG
- a CDS encoding DUF7550 family protein, producing MSDDRAMDEEEGQAQAPGEESGPMVKQRGTQEEKVSTTEIEQDPPKRPAVERTTAPQSPYTTRDVAMGAGILLVGLLVAFVIPLLLA from the coding sequence ATGAGCGACGATCGAGCGATGGACGAGGAGGAGGGCCAGGCACAGGCGCCGGGCGAGGAGTCCGGGCCGATGGTGAAACAGCGCGGTACGCAGGAAGAGAAAGTAAGCACGACGGAGATCGAACAGGACCCACCCAAGCGCCCGGCTGTCGAACGGACGACCGCCCCCCAGAGCCCGTACACGACCCGCGACGTCGCGATGGGCGCAGGTATCCTGCTCGTCGGCCTACTCGTCGCGTTCGTCATTCCGCTGCTCCTCGCCTAG
- a CDS encoding TIGR03885 family FMN-dependent LLM class oxidoreductase codes for MTALGYHASHEQFPPSDLLAYVERAEGAGFEHVLASDHFHPWSERQGESGHVWAWLGAAMRSTEMSFGTVNAPGYRYHPAVIAQAAATLREMYPERFWITLGSGQLLNEGITGTDWPVKGERNARLEECAEVMRRLFEGEEVTHHGRVDVERATLYTLPESPPPVIGAALSVETAEWLAGWADGMITVGTPDQEADARRIEAFRERAPEKPVYLKAQHAYDADESAALEDAYEQWRTNCVPGPVTQQLRTPEEFDELGEQVTREQVAENVRVSADLDEHVEWIERDFEQGVDRVYLHNVATNQAAFVDDFGEEVLPSFG; via the coding sequence ATGACCGCCCTCGGCTACCACGCCTCGCACGAGCAGTTCCCGCCGAGCGACCTCCTCGCGTACGTCGAACGCGCGGAGGGGGCGGGCTTCGAGCACGTGCTCGCCTCCGATCACTTCCACCCGTGGAGCGAACGACAGGGCGAGTCCGGTCACGTCTGGGCCTGGCTCGGGGCTGCGATGCGGAGTACAGAGATGAGCTTCGGGACGGTGAACGCGCCGGGCTACCGGTATCACCCGGCGGTCATCGCGCAGGCGGCGGCGACGCTCCGGGAGATGTATCCCGAACGGTTCTGGATCACGCTCGGGAGCGGCCAGCTGCTCAACGAGGGGATCACGGGGACGGACTGGCCGGTGAAAGGGGAGCGAAACGCCCGACTGGAGGAGTGCGCGGAGGTGATGCGCCGGCTCTTCGAGGGCGAGGAGGTGACCCATCACGGTCGGGTAGACGTCGAACGGGCGACGCTCTACACCCTGCCGGAGAGCCCGCCACCGGTGATCGGCGCGGCGCTCTCGGTCGAGACGGCCGAGTGGCTCGCGGGCTGGGCGGACGGGATGATCACGGTCGGGACCCCGGACCAGGAGGCCGACGCCCGGCGGATCGAGGCGTTTCGGGAGCGAGCCCCGGAGAAGCCGGTCTACCTGAAGGCACAGCACGCCTACGACGCCGACGAGTCGGCCGCGCTCGAGGACGCCTACGAGCAGTGGCGGACGAACTGCGTCCCGGGGCCGGTGACCCAGCAGCTCCGGACCCCCGAGGAGTTCGACGAGCTCGGCGAGCAGGTCACGCGCGAACAGGTCGCGGAGAACGTCCGCGTCTCGGCGGACCTCGACGAGCACGTCGAGTGGATCGAGCGCGACTTCGAGCAGGGCGTCGACCGGGTCTACCTCCACAACGTCGCCACGAACCAGGCGGCGTTCGTCGACGACTTCGGCGAGGAGGTCCTGCCGTCGTTCGGGTGA
- a CDS encoding DnaJ domain-containing protein, with translation MQDFYEVLDVDPDASRRRIRRAYREKVKEYHPDVNDDSRARAQFTTLKRAEEVLTDGTERRAYDRLGHERYVAERLNGGLVGSGRSPRTSAAAGGTATTRNRTRGRTSAQQGSQWPGGDVPRGGRVDDRRRAGANPTAGSDDWRSVRETYSGYSATEYTVRYLWLFVLVASLPYVGGLAAFSLAHGGTILAALVADPAALATDRSGLPTLTSAIVASVEGDPGVGVAGVLLLVGAVVLPVAFAMTVWQLRRLTVWRASPLYVVAAAGPVGGIALNLAGVTTLPVDAVCYLLLPLAAISTLLYHRFR, from the coding sequence ATGCAGGACTTCTACGAGGTACTCGACGTCGATCCGGACGCCTCCCGGAGACGGATCAGGCGTGCCTATCGAGAGAAGGTGAAGGAGTACCACCCGGACGTGAACGACGACTCGCGGGCACGCGCCCAGTTCACGACGCTCAAGCGGGCGGAGGAGGTGCTCACCGACGGGACGGAACGGCGGGCGTACGACCGACTCGGCCACGAGCGGTACGTCGCCGAGCGGCTGAACGGCGGGCTCGTGGGCAGCGGACGATCGCCGCGGACGTCGGCGGCGGCGGGGGGGACGGCCACGACGCGCAACCGGACACGAGGGAGAACGAGCGCGCAGCAGGGGTCTCAGTGGCCGGGGGGGGACGTCCCGCGCGGTGGGCGTGTCGACGATCGGCGTCGAGCGGGGGCGAACCCGACCGCTGGGAGCGACGACTGGCGGTCGGTCCGCGAGACGTACTCCGGATACTCCGCGACCGAGTACACGGTCCGGTACCTCTGGCTGTTCGTCCTCGTCGCCTCGCTTCCCTACGTCGGGGGGCTCGCGGCGTTCTCTCTTGCCCACGGGGGAACGATCCTCGCCGCGCTCGTCGCCGATCCGGCCGCGCTCGCGACCGACCGGTCCGGACTGCCGACGCTCACCTCGGCGATCGTCGCGAGCGTCGAGGGCGACCCCGGCGTCGGCGTCGCGGGCGTCCTGTTACTCGTCGGCGCGGTCGTCCTCCCGGTCGCGTTCGCGATGACCGTCTGGCAGCTCAGGCGGCTCACCGTCTGGCGGGCGAGCCCGCTCTACGTCGTCGCCGCCGCGGGGCCAGTGGGTGGAATCGCGCTCAACCTCGCCGGGGTCACCACCCTGCCGGTCGACGCGGTCTGTTACCTTCTCTTGCCGCTCGCAGCGATCTCGACGCTGCTCTACCACCGGTTTCGGTGA
- a CDS encoding acetamidase/formamidase family protein, giving the protein MTGETRTVDHRLSDADENIHHAWDNSLDPVLEIEPGETVRFECRDAVDRQVNVESGTEEFAAISFDPVHPLTGPVHVEGAEPGDVLVVELLEFQHKGWGYTGYLPGEMGLGLLPEEFPEAGVHVWDLVGDVGHFVNGIEVPLDPFPGVIGVAPAESGDHGTLPPRSVGGNMDVKHMTAGSTVYLPVDVEGALFSTGDCHAAQGDGEVCVTGIEAPMFVTARFDVDTEMSIDQPQFETTGPFTPTGRDEPMYATTGIADDLMEATKLAVEHMIDHLHGERGLTRGEAYILCSAAVDLKISEVVDAPNWVVTAYLPESIFP; this is encoded by the coding sequence ATGACGGGGGAGACGCGAACGGTCGATCACCGCCTGAGCGACGCCGACGAGAACATCCACCACGCCTGGGACAACTCGCTCGATCCAGTACTCGAGATCGAGCCGGGCGAGACGGTCCGGTTCGAGTGCCGGGACGCGGTGGACCGACAGGTGAACGTCGAGTCCGGGACCGAAGAGTTCGCGGCGATCTCGTTCGACCCGGTCCACCCGCTCACGGGTCCGGTCCACGTCGAGGGTGCCGAACCGGGTGACGTGCTGGTCGTCGAACTGCTCGAGTTCCAGCACAAGGGCTGGGGGTACACGGGATACCTCCCCGGCGAGATGGGTCTCGGCCTGCTCCCCGAGGAGTTCCCCGAGGCGGGCGTCCACGTCTGGGATCTCGTGGGGGACGTCGGTCACTTCGTGAACGGGATCGAGGTTCCGCTCGACCCGTTCCCGGGCGTGATCGGCGTCGCGCCCGCCGAGTCGGGCGACCACGGTACGCTGCCGCCCCGGTCGGTCGGCGGGAACATGGACGTCAAACACATGACCGCGGGGTCGACGGTCTACTTGCCCGTCGACGTCGAGGGCGCGCTGTTCTCGACCGGCGACTGCCACGCCGCACAGGGCGACGGCGAGGTCTGCGTGACGGGGATCGAGGCGCCGATGTTCGTCACCGCGCGGTTCGACGTCGATACGGAGATGTCGATCGACCAGCCCCAGTTCGAGACGACCGGGCCGTTCACCCCGACCGGGAGGGACGAGCCGATGTACGCGACGACGGGCATCGCCGACGACCTGATGGAGGCGACGAAGCTCGCGGTCGAACACATGATCGACCACCTCCACGGGGAGCGGGGGCTGACGCGGGGCGAGGCCTACATCCTCTGTTCGGCCGCCGTCGACCTCAAGATCAGCGAGGTCGTCGACGCGCCGAACTGGGTCGTCACGGCGTACCTCCCCGAGAGCATCTTCCCGTAA